In the genome of Corynebacterium qintianiae, the window CCGGGTACCTCCTGAAGGACAAGATCAGCGAAGTCAGAGAGTTCATCCACTCCCTCCACGTCATTGCCGACGGCGGAGTGGTCATCGACCCGGAAGCAGCCAAGGCGATGGTGACTACCGGCCGCTCCAGAATGGCCGAGCTCACCGAACGGGAACACGAAGTCCTCGAACTCATGGCCACCGGGATGTCCAACAACGACATTGCCCAACAGCTCTTCATCTCTCCCGCCGCAGTGTCCAAACATGTAGCCAACATCTTCGCCAAACTAGGGCTTTCGCCGAGCCAGGAGAACAGACGCGTCCGCGCCATCCTGCGTTACCTGTCAGAAGTGCGCCCCTGGACCTAAGTACCCACTATGCGCCATGACACATCCACAGGCTCTCTGCCCGGACGTCGAGTCGTCGAAGGCGCCCAGCCTCCCGCACAGTGACAGCCCCGGTACACCACTATGCCGCCTGCATCGCCGTTAACCCGTGGACGGGGACCCTCTTCTCGATCAACGCACTGGCATGCACCTCCGCGTCCGCCAGCGCCTCGGTTCCGGAGCACAATTTCACCTGAACGGGGACAACCAGATCGGTCACCGCCGACTCTCGTGCCCGGTGCTGCTGCAACCGCGCCACCGGAGCCTCGTAAATTGCTCGCCTCGCTGCCACCCGTTCCTGCTGACGTCCCATCGACCTTTGCCCCTTCTGAACCACCGGGGCGAAGACCCCGGACCGTCGCGAGGTAGCGGCGTGAGGATCGGCAGTCCCGAGCGATCAGGAACGGGAGGTCTGTGTCACTGTATCCCGAGGTCTATCGAACGTGAAGATCGCCCGGCACCTGTACCTGTCGGATGCCACCGTCAAAACCCGCCGTGCACTCATCTTTTCGAAGCCCATCTGAGGCATACCCTAAGTGAACAGTTCTGAATTACAACTTCTCCCTGTTCGCTAAGGTTGGATTATGTCTAACGGAACAGAACCGTCACTACCTCTAGAGATTGACGAACACCAGGATGTCGTTGTGGGGCAGAAAGTCGGCTACGCCCGAGTGAGTTCCATGGAACAGAACCTGGACCGCCAACTCGATCAACTCCGCGCGGCCGGCGCGTCGCAGATCTACAAGGAGAAGATCAGCGGATCGACGCGGCACCGTCCACAACTGGAGGAGGTACTGCGGTATCTACGTAAAGGCGAT includes:
- a CDS encoding response regulator transcription factor, with protein sequence MNLITVAIADDSALIREGLAAMLQRYGFVVVCQEGRADSLRQSIDHLAHQQQLPQLLITDVRMPPTMSNDGLVAALELRQRHPELSLVVLSQYILPTYAQQLFGTASASGTGYLLKDKISEVREFIHSLHVIADGGVVIDPEAAKAMVTTGRSRMAELTEREHEVLELMATGMSNNDIAQQLFISPAAVSKHVANIFAKLGLSPSQENRRVRAILRYLSEVRPWT